A genomic region of Oncorhynchus mykiss isolate Arlee chromosome 2, USDA_OmykA_1.1, whole genome shotgun sequence contains the following coding sequences:
- the ttyh1 gene encoding protein tweety homolog 1 isoform X5, with protein MAAMATVPSYTPSLWVRMCHALPRLDLTMTMRDNLFIPDSWEYQQTLLVLSSLSAIALVLSLLVIISFLIHYCCCRRGDRSEGSEEEEEDEDGSTGHGYGGKKGRGICCVTWVSVAAVTLCCVAIGVGFYGNSEANDGIYQLTSSLLTANYTLASIDLLVSDTISGLQLSIAGPLTTMEELFTGSKPYLVSTRNCRRLSENVVSLLTSLTMARSSDGGGWNSSNNRGDPPIAALTPVPPSMAPTVAPVGGVMPSPFSPGWAANTLMVNEDYRWLSYVLLLLLDLLVCLFILLGLAKQARWLLILMTVLAWLALFLSWGSLGLETATVVSVSDFCTDPNTFVLNSTHFNSGTSSDVLDYYLTCSRRMNSPFQQLLTQSQRSLSSIHTHLSSLDRNALPQVPKAEKSLREVQQILNATEGNFHQLVALLHCRGLNKDYIDSLKGLCSDGMEGLLYLSLYSFLSALAFTAILCSLPGAWRSFPSDSEEYEDSDSESEDPFTSHQARRQPAVGSQRGALPPFYNYQGAEWTPPFSSAPPLP; from the exons ATGGCTGCCATGGCGACCGTGCCCAGCTACACCCCTTCGCTATGGGTGAGGATGTGCCACGCCCTCCCCCGGCTGGACCTCACCATGACGATGAGAGACAACCTATTCATCCCCGACAGCTGGGAGTACCAACAG ACTCTACTGGTCCTCTCTAGTCTCTCGGCCATtgctctcgttctctccctcctcGTCATTATCTCCTTCCTTATACACTACTGCTGCTGTCGCCGTGGTGACCGGAGCGAGGgatctgaggaagaggaggaggatgaagacggCAGCACTGGCCATGGATACGGAGGCAAGAAAGGGCGGGGTATCTGCTGCGTCACCTGGGTGTCGGTGGCGGCTGTCACACTGTGCTG TGTTGCCATAGGCGTTGGTTTCTATGGCAACAGCGAGGCTAATGATGGGATATATCAGTTGACCTCATCTCTTCTCACAGCTAATTACACACTGGCTTCCATCGATCTGCTG GTTTCAGACACAATTTCTGGGCTACAGCTGTCCATCGCTGGGCCCCTGACCACTATGGAGGAGCTGTTTACAGGCAGTAAGCCCTACTTGGTGTCCACCCGGAACTGTAGGAGACTGTCAGAGAACGTGGTGTCCCTGCTCACCTCGCTGACCATGGCTCGCTCCTCTGACGGGGGTGGCTGGAACAGCAGTAACAATAGGGGAGATCCTCCCATAGCAGCCCTCACCCCTGTGCCCCCCTCCATGGCCCCCACAGTGGCACCAGTCGGAGGGGTCATGCCAAGCCCCTTCTCCCCTGGCTGGGCAGCCAACACACTGATGGTCAACGAGGACTACAG ATGGCTGTCCTAcgtgctgctgttgctgttggaCCTCCTAGTGTGTCTGTTCATCCTGCTGGGGCTAGCCAAACAGGCCCGCTGGCTCCTCATcct GATGACGGTGCTGGCCTGGCTGGCTCTGTTCCTGAGCTGGGGATCCCTGGGCCTGGAGACTGCCACTGTGGTG TCTGTCAGTGACTTCTGTACAGATCCTAACACCTTTGTGCTCAACTCCACCCACTTCAACTCTGGGACCAGCTCAG ACGTGTTGGATTATTACCTGACCTGCAGCAGACGTATGAACAGCCCTTTCCAGCAG CTGCTGACCCAGTCACAGAGGTCCCTTTCCAGCATCCACACACACCTATCCAGCCTGGACCGGAATGCTCTCCCACAGGTCCCCAAGGCAGAG AAGTCACTCAGGGAGGTTCAGCAGATTCTCAATGCCACAGAGGGCAACTTTCACCAGCTGGTGGCGCTACTCCACTGTCGAGGTCTCAACAAG GATTATATTGACTCTTTGAAAGGCCTGTGCtctgatgggatggagggattgctctacctctctctctactctttcctTTCGGCTCTGGCCTTCACTGCCATCCTCTGTTCCCTGCCCGGCGCCTGGAGAAGCTtccccag TGATTCCGAGGAGTATGAAGATTCGGACAGCGAGAGCGAGGACCCCTTCACTTCCCATCAGGCACGTAGACAGCCGGCCGTGGGGTCTCAGCGAGGGGCCTTGCCCCCCTTCTATAATTACCAGGGGGCCGAGTGGACTCCTCCATTTTCTAGCGCGCCACCCCTCCC TTAA